The region AGGGAAATAACATAACTAATACAGCTCCTTATCATATTACAAAAACGGGAATTAGTATCTCTCCAGAAGGACGTGAAGTATTCCCAAGTTTAACGGTAGAAGAGAACTTGAGACTTGGAGCTTACATTGTAAATGATAAGAAAAAGATAGCAGAAGGTTATGAACGTGTCTATGAGCTATTTCCAAGGCTGAAGGAAAGATATAAACAAAGTGCAGGTACAATGTCTGGTGGTGAGCAGCAGATGTTAGCGATTGGACGTGCTTTAATGAGTAATCCAGAATTGCTTTTATTGGATGAGCCATCTTTAGGACTTGCACCCAACATCGTATTACAGATCTTTGACTTAATAAAATCAATCAACTCACAAGGGGTTACTACCCTATTGATTGAACAAAATGCCAATATGGCACTTAGTGTATCAAATCGTGCTTATGTACTTGAAAATGGTGTGGTATCCATGTCAGGCGATGCCAAAGAAATCGCAGCAGATCCTAGAGTAAGAAAAGCATATTTGGGTCATGCATAACACGAAAGGAAAGGAATGGAGGTAAATATGAAAAAGATTATTAATGAACCAACGAAGGTTGTGTCAGAACTTCTCAAAGGCATGGAGCTAGCACATCCTGAGTTAGTTTATACAGAAAAACTAGAAGTAATTGCAAGAAGAGAAAAGTGCAACAAAGTTGCAGTAATATCAGGTGGTGGTGCAGGACATGAGCCGGCTCATGCAGGATATGTAGGAAAAGGTATGTTAGATGCTGCTATCTCTGGTAATGTATTTTCCTCGCCAAGTCCAGACAGGATTATAGAAGGTATTAAGCAGACAGATGCAGGTAAAGGCGTTTTGATGGTAATCAAGAATTATTCTGGTGATATTATGAACTTCGGACTTGCTAAGGATTTGGCAGAGCTTGAGGACATCGAGGTAGAAAGTGTTGTTGTAAGAGATGATGTCGCTGTTCCGGACAGTACTTATTCCACAGGACGCAGAGGTATAGCAGGGACTGTATTTGTTCATAAGATTGCAGGAGCAAAAGCGGAGAGTGGCGCTGATTTGCAGGAAGTAAAAGCAGCTGCTGAGAAAGCAATCGCAAATATCAGGAGTATGGGAATGGCAATGACTCCTTGTATCTTGCCAGCAGTAGGAAAGCCTGGATTTGTACTTGAAGAAAATGAAATAGAAATCGGTATGGGAATTCACGGAGAACCAGGTGTGGAGCGTACAACTGTAAAGACTGCAAAGGAAGTAGCGAAGATTTTATTAGATAAGATTTTAGTGGATTATGACTTCTCTAACAGCGAAGTGGCTTTATTAGTAAATGGTCTTGGCGGCACACCACTTATGGAGTTATATATTCTCAATAAAGAAGTACAAGAATTATTAGCAGAACAGAATATCAAGGTATATAAGACATTGGTTGGGAACTACATGACAGCACTTGATATGAGCGGATGTTCTATCACTTTAATGAAACTAGATGATGAGCTTAAGGAATTACTGGATGCACCTTGTAATACTCCTGGTCTTACGATTAATTAAGAGGTGAATGCGATGGGATTTCAATTAACAAGTAAAGATTATGCTGATTATATTAGAAAAACCTATGAATTAATTTATTCTAAGGGTGATTATATTACTGCTTTAGACAGCGCAACTGGAGATGGAGATCACTGGACCAATATCAATATGGGCTTTGAAAAATTAGTTGAAGTTGCTGAAGAGTTAGAGCAAAAGAGCGTATTTGAGGAGTTTATGCAGATTGGAACAATTATGATGTCAGTAATCGGTGGTTCTTCCGGTGTACTTTATGGAAGTGCTTATCTGGCTGCGGCTAAGGTATTGAAGGAAAAAGAGTCGATTGGTAATGAAGAATTATGTCAGGTGTTAGATGCAATGTTACAGGCAATTATATCCAGAGGTAATGCACAGAAGGGCTGGAAGACAATGATTGATTGTTTGGCCCCTGCAGTAGAATGTTATCAGGCTTGTATCGCACAGGGACTTGATGAAAAAGTGACAGCAGATCAAGTAAAACAAGCTGCAATTGATGGTGCTGAGAGCACCAGGGATATGGAAGCAGTGAGAGGCAGAGCTACCTATCAGGCAAATAAAGGCGTTGGACATCTTGACCCAGGAGCAGTAACCATGTCTTATCAGATTGCAACTTTAATGGATTTTGTGAAAGAACATTGTGAATAATAGGCTATTAATCTAGGTGATTAAAAATATAAATAGCAAAATTAAAAAAAATACAAAATAAGAAAAGGAGTACATAATTATGATTAAGAATGAAGCAAGTGACAGAGGACAACATATTAAGGATTTACGTGATGCAATTGAACATAGAGCAACATGGTTCTATTACTTAGTGCAAGAAGCGAAAAAAAGAGGTTTAGATTATGATTTTGCAAGTGATGCAATTACTGCCTGTGGTTGTTTTCATGGCGATAGCAAATACACAAAGACAGATGACTTAAAAGCATTTGCACCTGAGTTTGTCAGCGACAATGTATGTAATATCTTTGAGATGGATACAGAAGTTACGGACGATGAATTTAACATTACATTCCACTATTGTCCATTAGTAGCTGCATGGAAGAAATTAACGGATGACGAAGAGGAAATTGCAAAGTTATGTGATATTGCAATGGATGGTGATAGAGGTATTTGTAGCACATTTCCCGATTTCGAGTTTGAGTTAGGGAAAACGATTGCTAAGGGAGATCCAATCTGTGAGGTTTGTTTCCGTAAGAAACAGAAATAAGTTGAGAGGGGTAACTGCGGGAGACTACTTTTGCAGTTCCCCTTTCTTTTGTAAAGAGATACATTAAGGGTTAAACCGAAAAATCGTTGAACAATATCAGTATATTAAAGAAGTACATAAAATTTTATTAGTTAATTATAGAAGTAAGACTCTGCTTGATTTGTCTTTTATAATATGAAATAATAAAATTTGGGAGGTGTAAATAATGTGGTTGGAAACAATTCTTGGATCAATCAAAGAATTTGTGGTTAGATTTTCTGATATTATCTCAAATACTGTTGATTCCGATGTAATTATCGCGGATAATAACCTAAAAATAGTAGGAAGTAAATTTCGATACTTTACTCTATATAATGAAATAGAAGTAGGATCTTTAATATCTGAGGTAATTTCAAAAAAAGAAAAAGTTATAGTAAAGGATAAGGGTGATATTAAATCCTGTAGGCAATGTGAACAATTTCAAGATTGTAAGATGATAGGATTTGTAGGGGTACCAATTTATTATAAGGACTGTGTGGTAGGGGCTATTGCTTTGTTATTACCACAGCACCGGGTAGAGTCTTTGTTTCAGACAATTGATACATCAATAGAGTTTTTAGAAAACATGGCAGAGCTTTTATCTGGTAAGATCGAGTACTATAATCAAAACCAATCTCTTAGCCAAATTATTGTTGAACGTGAAGCAATGATGGATTTACTATCAGACGCTGTTGTATTTACGGATTATTATGGTAATATCCAGCACTGTAATAGCAGATTTAAGAAGCTTTTTACATCGGGTAAAAACGTAAACGGTAAACAGTTACAAGAATTATTGCCACATGCTATCTTTGAAGAATATTTTAGTGAGTACAATGAGTTAAAAAATATAAGAGTATACATATCTTGCGGATCGTATTCGTTCTATGGATTTGTATCTAGTAAACAAGTAATAGTAAATGGAAAAGAATATGGAATCATGTTTGTGTTTGAAACGATGAATCAGGTTCAGAAAAATGTTCAGTTATCAGAGAAAGGTTCTATGGTAACATTAAAATGGGCAGAATGGATTTATCCACGTGATATTATACAAAAATCAAAAGCCTTGGCTGTGACAGGAAAGACAATTTTAATTAGCAGCAAGAATAGAAATCTAAGTGAATTACTTACAAAAGGAATTACCAATTTCTCAGAACGAAGCCTAAACGGTCTTAAAATCCTATTTTGTGATAATATGTACCGAGATTTATTAAATGTTTTTTTATTTGATGAGTTTGGTGAATTAAGAGATGCTAATAATGGGACAATGTTAATCCACGATGTAGAGAACTTACCACTCTATGTTCAGGAACGACTTTTGTATTTTATAAAAACTGGTAATATTAAGTTAAATAACAATACAAGTGTCAAATCTGATGTTCGACTCATCTTTTCTTCCACAGGTGATTTAAGAGAACTCGCCAAGAAGGGGCTGTTTTTAGAAGAGTTATACTATCATATTTCAGAAAATGAAATCATAGTTCCAAATCTGCAAGACGATATGACATTATTTCAACTTTTGGTCAACTCAGGGTTAAGTTATTACGGTAAAATATATCAAAACAATAATGTTTCCTTGGATAAGGAAGTGCTTGAATACCTCTTTCGTTCTAACTTTAAGGAGAATCTCAATCAGTTGGAATCAGTTTTGGAGTCCATTGTAAGAAAGAATGAGAATGAAGTTACGTTAAACGACATCAATGATATGGGGCTTTACATAGAAACAAATCAGAATGATATATCTTTAAGTACTTTTGAAATGGAGAAGATATCAGAATTGTTGAAAACGGGATGTAGTAAATCAGAAATTGCCAGACGCCTTGGAATAGGAAGAGCAACTCTTTATCGAAAGCTTGTAGAATATGGATTATCTGATTAGATAAGATTAGGAAACTTAGATAAATTTAGGAGCCAACGGAAGAATTAATATATGCACTTAATTGTTTCAAATTATAAAAGATGCTTTTGTAAGATAGGTGAGTAATCATCTGTTAAGCAAAAGCTTTTTTATTTTAAAACGCATCAAAAAAAGACATTGCACAAAGTAAAAGTTTTGTTTACAATATGGTAAAAAGAGTAATGTATGATAATGTCGATTTTATAAGTTCCGTCGAATTCTTATTAAATTATTCACCGGAATAAGGTTTGACAGTTGGAAGCATTCTTTAAGAAAGTTTAGCATTTAACATTAGAGGAACCTAAATGAAGGAGGAATAAGAAGTGAATGTAGAAGAATATAAAAAACTTGTTGAAGCCAAGAAAAATAATGGAGAAAACATAGGAGCAGCACATAACGAATTTAACAGAGTATGGGCAAAAGATAGAAAGGGTAAGATGCCATATATGCTTAAGGTATTTTTATTTTCCTTTCTTTATGTAATTGCGATAATGATTTTAATGTTTGTTTTTGACGCAATTTCAGAAGAATATAGTCTATTGTTATTGCTACTTACAGTTATCGCGTCCATCCCTATATTCGTTATATTTATTAAGAAAAATATGAGTAATTTTACTACTTATATTTTATACGATGGCGACTTACATCGCTTGTTATATACGAAGCGAAATCTATCGATAACGTCAGATGTATTACCAATTCAATTACTTGGTGCTGCTTTAGCAATGTCCGGAGCGAATAAAGCGGTAAATAATGCTGCCAATGCGGGAGTAAATATCGAGAAAACAATCAATGAGATGAGCAATGATCCCAATACATGGCGTATTGATAGGATAAAGGAGCTTAAAGTACATAAACATGGATTTAAAGCAAAGGTATTAGTTACAGTGGTCATGACGAATAAAACAAAATCTAAGAAGATAAGTGTAATGGATGATTATATTGATTATCCTTTATTATTAGATACTGTTAAAAATTTAAAGTGAACATCTACATATTTTGATTAAAGATATTTTAAAAGAATACGAAAAGGCCAGGTGATTATGTTGCTTGGTCTTTTTTATATTATAAAATATAATTTATAAGGTCATGCTAGTTTTAATTTTAACGATTTTTTAACATATTAAATATATAAAATTAGGAGACAAAAATGAAAAACTATTATATAATGTAAATTGTTTTGGAAAGGAATATGGAAAATGGATAAGATTGACATACTAAGATCATTAAAAGATATGTTTGATAATGATTCAGAAAAAGAAGAAAAGTACAGTATTGAAACAAAACAAATAGATAAAGCCAATTACTTATCGTTAGTTGCAAACGATAGGAGGACATTTATCCAAACACATCCAGATTATGAAACTTTTTTAAATCTTCTAAGATTTCATAATACGAAAGCCTCGAATTATGTAGCTAATAAATTAAATGAAAATAAGACAAAGTTTTTTGTTGAGTTTACTGATACTGAAAAAGAAAAATTTTTAGATGACACTAGAGATTTATATCGAAGATTAGTTAATGCAAATTCAATGAATGTAGTAATAATTGAAGATATGATAGTTGAATGGGTAAATAATCTATTTTAAATTACTTATTAAGACGAAGTTACTGGAGTACTAGATTCTAATGTTAGTGATAGATAATTACATATAAGGATAATAAGATGACTGCTCCCTTGAAGCAGTCATCTTGTTAAGTTATTCTATTAAATTTCTAAATTTTTCTATGTATTTAAGACAGACATTTCCTTTTTTATTATTGGTTCAACCTTTCCGCTTCCTCTTCAGTATTATATAAAGCAAGCCTTAGCAATACCGCATAATCAATGTTTTTCAATAGATCCTCTTGCTCTGCTATTGATTCGCATTGTATGTCTTTTATACCGTTTACACTTAAATAAAAAAATCTTGCTGCCAATATATATTCTTTTCCTGATTCAAGTTTCATTTTATCTTTTTGGCTGTCACCTATGACACTTTGTGACCTGAAATCAAACGTTGTATTATCAGGAAATTGAAAATAACGAGGATTTAATAAAGTTCTAAGACCTTGAGCATCAGTCATTAAATTCCATTCAACACCTTCCCATGCTGAATAATCATTTTTTATAGTGTTTGAATTGATATACAAACCATAAGTTTCTGATGTTCCTCCATATGATATAGTATAAGAATTAGTTTTTTCACCCTTGATCCATTCTTCTAGATAAAGAGCTTGTCCTCCAATGTCATTACCGAACTCAAAATTCAATTCAGCAAACATATCCCCTGAAAAACTAGCAATAACTTTCTCACGCTCTGTTAACCCTATATTCATTACTGTATTCTTGTTTTTACTTGAGCATCCAATCATCGAAGTACTTAAAAGTGCTAATATGATTAGTACAAACTTATAAAATCGCTTATTCATATAACATCTCATCCTCACTCTAATTAATATTTACTTAGTTTCTACAATTAATCTCTAATCAACACAAAAAATCTACAGTTGTCAAATACTATACTTACTATAAATTGTAACTCATAACCATTTTTAAGGCAACCATGTTTAACATATATTACCACAAAGTAATTATTAATATATTATAATGAGGTTAAAGAATATAAAAGGGTTCGAGGTTTAAGTAGATTATTATAACACTAATGTTTTAAACATTATTCTATACAGGGAGGAAGAGGTAAAAAATTATGAAATATATGACATTTAATTCATCATGTTCTTTTGCAGGATTAGCTAATATGCTGTCATTATATGATGTAGATACCGATGATAAGACAATAGCAAGAAAGATGAGACTACCGTTTTTATTTAGTAAAATAGAGGATAGTTACATCGCTGGGCCAATGTTGCAAGAAGCAAAATGGTTCAATTTATTTTTGAAACCAATCGGGTTTCAGATGTCAGAAAAGGAAGTTGAAGTAGAACAGTTATGTTCTTATCTTTCTAACATAAAATGTGCTATGTTAGGAATTTACATAAAACCAATGATTAAACATGCTGTCATATATACTAGAAAATTAAATGATAAGTACTGTTTCCTAAATAATAAATGGGAGAATTCTGATGAAGAGGAAACTATCATGATGACAGAAGAGGAATTGTTTGAAAGGCTAGATCTAACAACAACGGTGGCTACATTGAGTAGAGTTGAACCAGAAGTCGTAGATATCAAATCATCCATGAAAAATTCAATATCAGTTCTAAATAGTCTACAAAATGATATAAATACATTCTGCAATATAACAAGAAATCCTGAAGAATTAAGAGTAGCCATGAATTTCTTATTTAGACCAATATTACTGGATGGAATAACAATGCTAGAATTAATAAATCAAGATGAAATCTGTAATAAATTAAAATATGTTCAAAAAGAGTTACTTGGTGCTATTAAGGGAACAGAGTCAATTTTATTGAGTAAAAAACTATCTCTACCTATATTAAACAATGCTATAGACGATTATGTTAATTTGATAAAAAAGAATTTAAACTTATGAAAGGATTTTTATTTAAATAAATATTAGAGAAAAATTAGAAATTGATTAACCATATTGACAGTACAATATTATACGGTGTATAGTATTGTCATCGGAATAATATTATAATTAAAAAAGGGAAGAATAAAGAATAATATGATAATAGTAAAAGGAGTTGATATCATGGTTTTTAATACAGGATCCGCACTGTTGGACGCAATTGTGCTGGCTGCGGTTTCTAAGGAACCGGAAGGAACTTATGGATATAAAATAACACAGGATGTAAGGGAAGCAATTGAAATTTCGGAATCTACGCTATACCCGGTACTTCGTAGATTACAAAAAGATGATTGTTTAGAAGTGTATGATATGGAAATTGCGGGAAGAAATCGAAGGTATTATAAAGTAACACCACAAGGACGGATACAGCTTCAGCTGTATTGCTCAGAGTGGAAAAACTATTCCGCAAAGATTAGTAAAATTTTTGAGGGGGTGGCGTAGTTGAACCGAGTTGAATTTTTAAAAGAGTTGGAGGAGTTGCTTCAAGATATTCCAACGGAGGAAAGAATGGAAGCACTCGCGTTCTATGATAGTTATTTTGAAGAAGCAGGGGAGTTGAATGAACCGATAATATTGAGGGAATTAGGTTCGCCAGCAAAGGTTGCAAAAAGTATTAAAATAGACCTTGGTACTATAAAAGAAGAAGAGTCGGGTGAGTATACCGAAAGAGGTTACCAAGATAGCGTTCAAAGTAAAGACAGTATTATGAAATTGAATGAAGTTTCAAATTCAGGATTTGCTAATGGTGATGAGCAGCAAGATTATATAAAGAGCGGGCAAAATACTTCCTATCAGAATCAAGGAAATCAAAATCAGTCCGCTTACAATGGGAATCAAAATGCTGGGTATCAGTATCAAAATGGTAATTATCAAAATCAAAATGCTGACTACCAGTACCGAAATGGAAACTACCAGAATCAAAACGCATCTTATCAAAACCAGAGCATGTATAATCAGAATGGTAGCTATCAAAATCATAGACCTGTTGTCAAAAAGACTGGTATTAATGTGTTTGCTTTAATTTTATTATGTATCTTTGGGTTTCCAATTATAATCCCTCTGATGATAGCTTGCTTCGCAACTGTTTTCGCTTTGGTTGTTGGATTTGGTGGAGCAGGTATCGGATGTATTGTAGCAGGTATTGCGCTATTTGTAACGGGAGTAGCACAAGTATTTGTAATTCCAATGTTAGGAGCTTTATCGGTCGGGGGTGGATTACTATGTTTTGGCATCGGCTTGTTGTTATTTCTAGTAGCTTGCTATTGTGCTAAGATGTTTCCGGTATTGATTCGTGGCCTTTTTGGTCTGTTAAAAGCGCCATTTGGGGGAAGGAGTGTAGTAGCATGAAATCAACAGGAAGAATCGTATTAGGTATAGCCTGCGCTTCCATAGGAATTGGTATAGCCATCCTACTTTTGGGAACATTATTTAGCGGAGGCAGTGTTAGGAATCAGCACAACACATTTTCCTACCAAGATGAAGTAAAAGATGTTACCTCAATTAATCTAGATATTGATTTTGCTAAAGTTCGTATTTTGGAAGGAGATACCTTCCATGTTGATGTAAAAAATACTACGGAAGACGGGCTTCATAGTGAAGTAAGAAATGGTGTTTGGTATCTAGAAGATAAGTTTGATGACCGCTATTCGATGAATTTTTTTGGACTTAGGCTACCTGTTAACTTTAATGGTTTCAGTTTTCGAAGTGAAGTGGATTTGTATCCTACCATTACAATCACATTACCAGAAGGCTTTAAAGCAGATGAATTTAACATTGAATTTGGTGCAGGAGAATTATTAACTGATAATATCGATGCAGAATCCGTGAATATTTCCTTAGGTGCTGGTGATATGACAATAAAAAAACTTACGGTAGAGAAAGATTCTAGATTTTCAGTAGGTGCAGGTTCCATGAAAATAAATCGCTTAACAGCAAAAGATGTAACATTGAAAAGTGGTGTTGGTGAAATCTCCGTTAATGGTGAAATCTACGGTGACAGCGATGTAGACTGTGGTGTGGGTGAAATAAACCTTAATTTAGAAGGCGATGAAAAGGATTATAATTATATAGTTGACTGTGGTATTGGAAGTGTTAAAATAAATAATAGGAATTGGGACTTTACAGCCCATGAAAGTATTTATAACGATAATACCAAAGGAACATTTAAACTTAAATGTGGTATTGGTTCTATTACTCTTAAAATTCGTTAATTCGTTTTTTTATATAAGAGTAGAAAGGGAGGATAATTATGCAAAAAAAATTAGTAAAATCTCGTACTGATAGAAAAATATGTGGAGTATGCGGAGGGATTGCAGAGTACATTAATTTAGACCCTACAGTGGTTCGTATTTTATGGATTATCTTTTCATTTTGGGGAGTTGGTATACTTGCGTATATAGCATGTGCTTTTGTTATGCCGGACTAAACCCATATATAATCTTTTAATAAGAATTAAAATTAATTAGTGAGAAACTAAAATTAATAGGGCTAATTTTGTGTTTAATAGACCAAAATTCAGTCCTTTTTCTTATTCAAGAATCTTATTCCAGAAAAGGATAAAATTGCGAAGAGTGCTTATCTTGTTGAGATTTCTTAATATACGAATATATCCTCTTTACTATTATTTTTATAGGCAATAATATACAAAGGGACATAAAGAATGAACCACTAAGAGTAATGAATTATATTATAGTTCTTCTAATATTTTGCTTAGGAAAAAACTACTACTTCTTGAAGTCTTATTTTTGCTCAATTGCGGGCAGCATTACTTTACAAGCGATATAAATTGTGTTAAAGTGTGAAATAATGATGAAAAAGAAATGTAAATATCGATGGAGGCATTTATGATAAAAGTTATTGATCAATTAACCAATCTCTTTACTACTGCATTTGTAGAGTGTGGCTACGAAGAAAAGTACGGAGTGGTAACGATATCGAATCGCCCGGATCTGTGTCAATATCAATGCAATGGTGCATTAGCAGCAGCAAAGCAATACAAAAAAGCACCAATTATGATCGCAAATGAGATTGTAGAACATTGTAAAGACAATCCAGTATTAAAAGAAATTACAGCAATTATGCCAGGGTTTATTAATTTTTCTGTTAAGGAAGAATTTTTAGTAGATTATCTTCAAAGCATGTCAGTGGATGAACGTCTGGGCTGTGAGGAAGCTAAGAACCCAGATACAATAGTTGTGGATTACGGCGGTCCAAATGTGGCAAAGCCTCTTCACGTTGGACATCTTCGTCCTGCAATTATTGGTGAAAGTATTAAACGTATGATACGCTTTTTAGGACACAATGTAATTGGAGATGCACATCTTGGTGATTGGGGTACTCAAATGGGTCTTATCATCGCTGAGGTTAGAAAGCGTCAACCAAACCTTTCTTATTTTGATGAAAGCTATACTGGGGAATATCCAAGTGAAGCACCATTTACTATCTCTGAGTTAGAGGAAATTTATCCAACTGCGAGTGAATATTCAAAAGAACATCCTGAGTTTCGTGAAGAAGCAAAAGAAGTTGTATTTGAATTACAAAATGGTCACCGTGGATACACGGCTCTTTGGAACCACATAATGACTGTTTCCATGAATGACTTAAAGAAAAATTATGATAACCTTAACGTTCATTTTGATGTATGGAAGAAGGAAAGCGATGCTCAACCTTATATTCCTGGCATGGTAACTTACTTAAAAGAGAATGGATATGCAAAAATCAGCGAGGG is a window of Lachnoclostridium phytofermentans ISDg DNA encoding:
- a CDS encoding sigma 54-interacting transcriptional regulator; translated protein: MWLETILGSIKEFVVRFSDIISNTVDSDVIIADNNLKIVGSKFRYFTLYNEIEVGSLISEVISKKEKVIVKDKGDIKSCRQCEQFQDCKMIGFVGVPIYYKDCVVGAIALLLPQHRVESLFQTIDTSIEFLENMAELLSGKIEYYNQNQSLSQIIVEREAMMDLLSDAVVFTDYYGNIQHCNSRFKKLFTSGKNVNGKQLQELLPHAIFEEYFSEYNELKNIRVYISCGSYSFYGFVSSKQVIVNGKEYGIMFVFETMNQVQKNVQLSEKGSMVTLKWAEWIYPRDIIQKSKALAVTGKTILISSKNRNLSELLTKGITNFSERSLNGLKILFCDNMYRDLLNVFLFDEFGELRDANNGTMLIHDVENLPLYVQERLLYFIKTGNIKLNNNTSVKSDVRLIFSSTGDLRELAKKGLFLEELYYHISENEIIVPNLQDDMTLFQLLVNSGLSYYGKIYQNNNVSLDKEVLEYLFRSNFKENLNQLESVLESIVRKNENEVTLNDINDMGLYIETNQNDISLSTFEMEKISELLKTGCSKSEIARRLGIGRATLYRKLVEYGLSD
- the dhaL gene encoding dihydroxyacetone kinase subunit DhaL; protein product: MGFQLTSKDYADYIRKTYELIYSKGDYITALDSATGDGDHWTNINMGFEKLVEVAEELEQKSVFEEFMQIGTIMMSVIGGSSGVLYGSAYLAAAKVLKEKESIGNEELCQVLDAMLQAIISRGNAQKGWKTMIDCLAPAVECYQACIAQGLDEKVTADQVKQAAIDGAESTRDMEAVRGRATYQANKGVGHLDPGAVTMSYQIATLMDFVKEHCE
- a CDS encoding L-2-amino-thiazoline-4-carboxylic acid hydrolase, giving the protein MIKNEASDRGQHIKDLRDAIEHRATWFYYLVQEAKKRGLDYDFASDAITACGCFHGDSKYTKTDDLKAFAPEFVSDNVCNIFEMDTEVTDDEFNITFHYCPLVAAWKKLTDDEEEIAKLCDIAMDGDRGICSTFPDFEFELGKTIAKGDPICEVCFRKKQK
- a CDS encoding PspC domain-containing protein, with the protein product MQKKLVKSRTDRKICGVCGGIAEYINLDPTVVRILWIIFSFWGVGILAYIACAFVMPD
- the dhaK gene encoding dihydroxyacetone kinase subunit DhaK, with the translated sequence MKKIINEPTKVVSELLKGMELAHPELVYTEKLEVIARREKCNKVAVISGGGAGHEPAHAGYVGKGMLDAAISGNVFSSPSPDRIIEGIKQTDAGKGVLMVIKNYSGDIMNFGLAKDLAELEDIEVESVVVRDDVAVPDSTYSTGRRGIAGTVFVHKIAGAKAESGADLQEVKAAAEKAIANIRSMGMAMTPCILPAVGKPGFVLEENEIEIGMGIHGEPGVERTTVKTAKEVAKILLDKILVDYDFSNSEVALLVNGLGGTPLMELYILNKEVQELLAEQNIKVYKTLVGNYMTALDMSGCSITLMKLDDELKELLDAPCNTPGLTIN
- a CDS encoding DUF1700 domain-containing protein codes for the protein MNRVEFLKELEELLQDIPTEERMEALAFYDSYFEEAGELNEPIILRELGSPAKVAKSIKIDLGTIKEEESGEYTERGYQDSVQSKDSIMKLNEVSNSGFANGDEQQDYIKSGQNTSYQNQGNQNQSAYNGNQNAGYQYQNGNYQNQNADYQYRNGNYQNQNASYQNQSMYNQNGSYQNHRPVVKKTGINVFALILLCIFGFPIIIPLMIACFATVFALVVGFGGAGIGCIVAGIALFVTGVAQVFVIPMLGALSVGGGLLCFGIGLLLFLVACYCAKMFPVLIRGLFGLLKAPFGGRSVVA
- a CDS encoding DUF4097 family beta strand repeat-containing protein, whose product is MKSTGRIVLGIACASIGIGIAILLLGTLFSGGSVRNQHNTFSYQDEVKDVTSINLDIDFAKVRILEGDTFHVDVKNTTEDGLHSEVRNGVWYLEDKFDDRYSMNFFGLRLPVNFNGFSFRSEVDLYPTITITLPEGFKADEFNIEFGAGELLTDNIDAESVNISLGAGDMTIKKLTVEKDSRFSVGAGSMKINRLTAKDVTLKSGVGEISVNGEIYGDSDVDCGVGEINLNLEGDEKDYNYIVDCGIGSVKINNRNWDFTAHESIYNDNTKGTFKLKCGIGSITLKIR
- a CDS encoding PadR family transcriptional regulator codes for the protein MVFNTGSALLDAIVLAAVSKEPEGTYGYKITQDVREAIEISESTLYPVLRRLQKDDCLEVYDMEIAGRNRRYYKVTPQGRIQLQLYCSEWKNYSAKISKIFEGVA
- a CDS encoding ABC transporter ATP-binding protein translates to MLKVEKLHTYYGNIHALKGIDLEVNKGEIVSLIGSNGAGKSTLLSTITGIAKAQSGTITFKGNNITNTAPYHITKTGISISPEGREVFPSLTVEENLRLGAYIVNDKKKIAEGYERVYELFPRLKERYKQSAGTMSGGEQQMLAIGRALMSNPELLLLDEPSLGLAPNIVLQIFDLIKSINSQGVTTLLIEQNANMALSVSNRAYVLENGVVSMSGDAKEIAADPRVRKAYLGHA